Proteins encoded together in one Astatotilapia calliptera chromosome 7, fAstCal1.2, whole genome shotgun sequence window:
- the LOC113026449 gene encoding dispanin subfamily A member 2b-like produces MNPPDYPTEDVPLQGVNYGGLPIQPAVVQQTAVNINTDVPVIIEYPQDHIIWSICCFAYANPFCLGLAALIYSIKARDRKVVGDVDGARRYGSTARCLNIISTIIVSTVFCALIIGITVLTTTIVSYRTPNLNSPREQYGFSY; encoded by the exons ATGAATCCTCCAGATTACCCGACTGAAGACGTGCCATTGCAGGGCGTGAATTATGGTGGACTCCCTATTCAGCCTGCAGTGGTCCAGCAGACTGCTGTGAACATCAACACAGATGTACCAGTCATCATTGAATACCCGCAAGACCATATCATCTGGTCAATCTGCTGCTTTGCCTACGCAAATCCTTTTTGCCTTGGACTTGCAGCTCTCATTTATTCCATCAAG GCCAGAGACAGGAAGGTGGTTGGAGATGTGGATGGTGCACGACGTTATGGCTCCACTGCTCGCTGTCTCAACATTATCTCCACAATCATAGTTTCGACTGTGTTCTGCGCTTTAATAATTGGGATTACTGTTCTCACTACTACTATAGTTTCATACCGTACTCCTAATTTAAATTCACCCAGAGAACAGTATGGGTTTTcgtattaa